A portion of the Vespa velutina chromosome 5, iVesVel2.1, whole genome shotgun sequence genome contains these proteins:
- the LOC124949457 gene encoding neither inactivation nor afterpotential protein C isoform X8 has product MDEYDYDGRGRSAGAGRRPGKSRDPEEEDDFDIREKNTSNHGTLQRLDSMQDPEKRYALKEVIGSGVCGDVYEAIDQQAGNKKVAIKVQKLTPETQALIVEEYRVLRDFAGHPNLPDFYGIYRRRSGKKTEYDQIWLVMELCEGGSVMDLVRGLIASNKKMREKHIAYILKEVIKALIHLHENNVIHRDVRGSNVLLTKEGEVRLIDFGLSRMIKGELGRRNSCIGSPNWMAPEVVTSKAGGSDSGYGSRVDVWAIGIMAIELADGRPPFQDMHPTRALFQIVRNPPPTLYRQSNWSQNFNDFISECLEKNPDNRPFMAEIIEHPFLAELPENDYLLTQEIKALAMDVLEKGKAGRQPEAIVRKNLLKTHQTNPPEAMFTEDLAALEILTEDAILDELQERLQQGHFHTFVGDVLLILNPNEDYDIYGAQDHTKYQCKSRSDNAPHVYSVADSAYQDVLHNEEPQHILFAGESNSGKTTNMLHAIEHLMFLGKSLQDTGARLMKALKVIHVFSNAATPLNPNSTRCVLQTQTTYGSSGKASGAIFWLYQLEKWRVSTRDKNQSNFHIFYYFYDGLEAAGKLRQYNLPSGRRMRYLRIGEKGNERKRSFKVRNDPDGNVTRFGVMKENLKIMEMEEYFETMWKILAAILLLGEIRFVEDSNGEAEMDSNETANKVAELLGLDQKKFSWALINYCLIRKGAAIRKKHTCEEAREARDVLANTIYQRFVDWLINMMNLKFTVTRTLFGDKYSISVLDLFGFECFAVNRIEQLFVNTTNEQMQCHYNQRIFAWEMQEQEEEDIKVQKFHFYDNKDAIDRLMGKDNGLFHIIDDASRQLQDVQYIFEKIKHEIQGTHIKQISSHEFTIAHYTGKLVYDASEISEKNRDFVPPEMIETLRQSFFDIVKDMFTNKLTKAGNLTIVVDNQKTEEEKKMPKSKWGAIIQENIKLRKYNTASKGQYSQTRKMRTCAATFRSTSLEILKSLLVGGGSGGIHFVRCIRADLEGIPQGFYRDVVRQQIRALAVLDTAKARQRGYPYRITFQEFLRRYKFLAFDFDENVEITKDNCRLLLVRLKMEGWIIGKTKVFLKYYNEEYLSRLYETQVKKIVKVQCMMRAFLARKNIASKVINLKKQVVKKASIRKKEPSIDMTQEEAALMIQKAYRGHIVRKEMAPLLKGDMEQETKDFIKFYSSKWRSKSIFQVLLRYRAARYQDLVQFSQQVHLFNQAIAGTLEATNERVPLDKIDPGIKASTYLGQMKPPQVHKLPFDIYHDMPYFDTSYMNNPTGKKKSAG; this is encoded by the exons ATGGATGAATACGATTACGACGGAAGAGGAAGATCCGCCGGTGCTGGGAGACGCCCCGGGAAGTCTCGTGATCCAGAAGAAGAGGACGATTTCGATATACGCGAGAAGAACACGAGTAATCATGGTACTCTTCAACGATTGGACAGCATGCAAGACCCGGAAAAGAGATATGCTCTCAAAGAAGTCATTGGTTCTGGAGTTTGCGGCGACGTTTACGAGGCGATCGACCAGCAAGCCG GCAACAAAAAAGTGGCGATTAAGGTACAAAAGCTTACGCCGGAGACGCAGGCCTTGATCGTCGAAGAATATAGGGTATTGCGAGATTTCGCGGGACATCCTAACCTTCCAGATTTTTATGGAATTTATCGAAGGAGATCGGGAAAGAAGACGGAATATGATCAAATATGGCTCGTCATGGAG CTCTGCGAAGGCGGATCCGTAATGGACTTGGTGAGAGGTCTCATCGCTTCGAACAAAAAGATGCGCGAGAAACACATAGCTTATATACTTAAGGAGGTAATCAAG GCGTTGATACATCTACACGAAAACAACGTCATTCACCGAGACGTTCGCGGCAGTAATGTACTTTTGACGAAGGAGGGCGAAGTCAGACTGATAGATTTCGGTCTTTCGAGGATGATAAAGGGCGAGCTTGGTAGGAGAAACAGTTGCATAGGCTCGCCGAATTGGATGGCGCCTGAAGTGGTGACCAGTAAGGCCGGTGGCTCTGATAGCGGATACGGAAGTCGCGTGGACGTCTGGGCGATCGGCATAATGGCGATAGAATTAGCAGACGGCAGACCACCCTTTCAAGATATGCATCCTACTCGCGCGCTCTTTCAGATCGTAAGAAATCCACCGCCGACCCTCTACAGACAGTCCAATTGGTCGCAAAATTTTAACGACTTTATTTCGGA ATGTCTAGAAAAGAATCCTGACAACAGACCGTTCATGGCCGAAATCATTGAACATCCTTTCCTAGCGGAACTACCGGAAAACGATTATTTG CTGACCCAAGAAATTAAGGCACTGGCTATGGACGTTTTGGAGAAGGGCAAAGCGGGTAGGCAGCCGGAAGcgatcgttcgaaaaaatttgttaaag ACTCATCAAACCAATCCACCGGAAGCGATGTTCACTGAGGATCTTGCGGCCCTCGAAATTTTGACGGAGGACGCGATCTTGGACGAGTTGCAGGAGAGACTACAGCAGGGCCACTTTCATACGTTCGTCGGGGACGTTCTTCTGATACTAAATCCCAACGAGGATTACGATATTTACGGAGCTCAG GATCATACGAAGTATCAGTGCAAATCGCGCTCCGACAATGCACCTCACGTTTACTCCGTCGCAGATAGCGCTTATCAAGACGTCCTTCACAACGAGGAACCTCAACACATTTTGTTCGCCGGCGAGAGTAATTCGGGTAAAACGACCAACATGTTGCATGCCATCGAACATCTCATGTTCCTCGGAAAG AGCTTGCAAGACACCGGAGCTAGACTGATGAAAGCTTTGAAGGTGATTCATGTATTTAGCAACGCTGCGACGCCTCTCAATCCTAACTCGACGAGATGCGTGCTACAGACACAAACGACGTACGGTTCCTCCGGGAAAGCGTCCGGAGCGATATTTTGGCTCTATCAATTGGAAAAGTGGCGCGTTTCGACGCGCGACAA AAATCAAtcgaattttcatatattttattacttttacgaTGGCCTCGAGGCGGCTGGAAAGTTAAGACAATACAATCTTCCAAGCGGAAGGAGAATGCGATATCTTCGGATCGGCGAAAAGGGAAACGAACGAAAGCGATCGTTTAAAGTAAGAAACGATCCCGATGGAAACGTAACTAGATTCGGAGTTATGaaagagaatttaaaaatcatgGAGATGGAGGAATACTTTGAGACGATGTGGAAGATATTAGCGGCCATCTTGTTACTCGGAGAAATCAGATTCGTCGAAGATAGTAACGGTGAGGCCGAAATGGATAGCAATGAAACGGCAAACAAAG TCGCGGAATTGCTCGGTCTGGAtcaaaaaaagttttcttggGCTTTGATCAACTATTGCCTAATTAGAAAAGGAGCGGCCATTCGCAAAAAGCATACGTGCGAGGAGGCAAGAGAGGCAAGGGACGTCTTGGCGAATACGATTTATCAACGATTCGTCGATTGGCTCATTAACATGATGAACCTCAAATTCACAGTGACTCGTACTCTTTT CGGTGACAAGTACTCCATAAGCGTGCTCGATCTCTTTGGTTTCGAGTGTTTCGCGGTGAATCGCATCGAACAATTGTTCGTGAATACCACCAACGAACAGATGCAATGCCATTACAATCAACGAATATTCGCATGGGAAATG CAAGagcaagaagaagaggatataAAGGTACAAAAATTCCATTTCTACGACAACAAGGACGCGATCGATCGACTGATGGGAAAGGACAATGGATTGTTTCACATTATAGACGACGCATCGAGACAACTCCAGGACgttcaatatattttcgaaaagataaaacacGAAATACAAGGGAcacatataaaacaaataagcTCGCACGAATTTACCATAGCCCATTACACCGGTAAACTCGTTTACGACGCGAGCGAGATCTCTGAGAAAAATCGCGACTTTGTTCCGCCTGAGATGATCGAAACACTGAGACAGTCCTTTTTCGATATCGTCAAAGATATGTTCACGAACAAGCTAACGAAAGCTGGTAATCTTACGATAGTGGTGGATAATCAGAAAacagaggaggagaagaaaatgcCGAAAAGTAAATGGGGAGCTATCATACAAGAGAATATAAAACttagg AAATACAACACTGCTTCGAAGGGACAATATTCGCAAACTCGCAAGATGAGAACCTGCGCGGCGACATTTCGATCCACCAGTCTCGAAATTTTGAAGAGCCTCCTGGTGGGCGGTGGAAGCGGTGGTATACACTTCGTCAGATGCATTCGTGCCGATCTCGAGGGTATACCACAAGGTTTTTATCGCGACGTAGTCAGGCAACAAATCAGAGCATTGGCCGTATTAGACACCGCCAAGGCTAGACAACGAGGCTACCCATACAGAATAACCTTTCAGGAATTCCTTCGAAG GTACAAATTTTTGGCCTTTGACTTCGACGAGAACGTAGAGATAACTAAGGACAATTGTCGACTGCTTTTAGTAAGATTAAAAATGGAAGGATGGATCATCGGGAAAACTAAAGTATTTCTAAAGTATTACAACGAGGAATATTTATCGCGATTGTACGAGACCCAAGTGAAGAAGATCGTCAAGGTACAATGCATGATGAGAGCGTTTTTGGCGCGCAAGAACATCGCGAGCAAAGTCATCAACCTGAAGAAACAAGTTG TGAAGAAAGCGTCGATAAGGAAGAAGGAGCCGTCGATAGATATGACGCAAGAGGAAGCTGCGCTGATGATACAGAAAG CATACAGGGGCCACATCGTGAGGAAGGAAATGGCTCCGTTGCTGAAGGGGGATATGGAACAGGAGACGAAGGACTTCATCAAATTCTACAGCAGCAAATGGAGGTCGAAGAGCATATTCCAAGTCCTCCTACGTTACCGTGCAGCCCGCTATCAAGACCTCGTGCAATTTTCGCAACAA GTACACCTGTTCAATCAAGCGATAGCGGGGACGCTGGAAGCGACGAATGAACGAGTACCCTTAGATAAAATCGACCCTGGCATTAAAGCATCCACATACTTAGGCCAGATGAAACCACCCCAAGTTCACAAGCTACCCTTCGACATTTATCACGATATGCCATACTTCGATACGAGTTATATGAACAATCCCacggggaaaaagaagagcgCAGG ATAA
- the LOC124949457 gene encoding neither inactivation nor afterpotential protein C isoform X7, producing MDEYDYDGRGRSAGAGRRPGKSRDPEEEDDFDIREKNTSNHGTLQRLDSMQDPEKRYALKEVIGSGVCGDVYEAIDQQAGNKKVAIKVQKLTPETQALIVEEYRVLRDFAGHPNLPDFYGIYRRRSGKKTEYDQIWLVMELCEGGSVMDLVRGLIASNKKMREKHIAYILKEVIKALIHLHENNVIHRDVRGSNVLLTKEGEVRLIDFGLSRMIKGELGRRNSCIGSPNWMAPEVVTSKAGGSDSGYGSRVDVWAIGIMAIELADGRPPFQDMHPTRALFQIVRNPPPTLYRQSNWSQNFNDFISECLEKNPDNRPFMAEIIEHPFLAELPENDYLLTQEIKALAMDVLEKGKAGRQPEAIVRKNLLKTHQTNPPEAMFTEDLAALEILTEDAILDELQERLQQGHFHTFVGDVLLILNPNEDYDIYGAQDHTKYQCKSRSDNAPHVYSVADSAYQDVLHNEEPQHILFAGESNSGKTTNMLHAIEHLMFLGKSLQDTGARLMKALKVIHVFSNAATPLNPNSTRCVLQTQTTYGSSGKASGAIFWLYQLEKWRVSTRDKNQSNFHIFYYFYDGLEAAGKLRQYNLPSGRRMRYLRIGEKGNERKRSFKVRNDPDGNVTRFGVMKENLKIMEMEEYFETMWKILAAILLLGEIRFVEDSNGEAEMDSNETANKVAELLGLDQKKFSWALINYCLIRKGAAIRKKHTCEEAREARDVLANTIYQRFVDWLINMMNLKFTVTRTLFGDKYSISVLDLFGFECFAVNRIEQLFVNTTNEQMQCHYNQRIFAWEMQEQEEEDIKVQKFHFYDNKDAIDRLMGKDNGLFHIIDDASRQLQDVQYIFEKIKHEIQGTHIKQISSHEFTIAHYTGKLVYDASEISEKNRDFVPPEMIETLRQSFFDIVKDMFTNKLTKAGNLTIVVDNQKTEEEKKMPKSKWGAIIQENIKLRKYNTASKGQYSQTRKMRTCAATFRSTSLEILKSLLVGGGSGGIHFVRCIRADLEGIPQGFYRDVVRQQIRALAVLDTAKARQRGYPYRITFQEFLRRYKFLAFDFDENVEITKDNCRLLLVRLKMEGWIIGKTKVFLKYYNEEYLSRLYETQVKKIVKVQCMMRAFLARKNIASKVINLKKQVVKKASIRKKEPSIDMTQEEAALMIQKAYRGHIVRKEMAPLLKGDMEQETKDFIKFYSSKWRSKSIFQVLLRYRAARYQDLVQFSQQVHLFNQAIAGTLEATNERVPLDKIDPGIKASTYLGQMKPPQVHKLPFDIYHDMPYFDTSYMNNPTGKKKSAGLFSDLCRTYISFVV from the exons ATGGATGAATACGATTACGACGGAAGAGGAAGATCCGCCGGTGCTGGGAGACGCCCCGGGAAGTCTCGTGATCCAGAAGAAGAGGACGATTTCGATATACGCGAGAAGAACACGAGTAATCATGGTACTCTTCAACGATTGGACAGCATGCAAGACCCGGAAAAGAGATATGCTCTCAAAGAAGTCATTGGTTCTGGAGTTTGCGGCGACGTTTACGAGGCGATCGACCAGCAAGCCG GCAACAAAAAAGTGGCGATTAAGGTACAAAAGCTTACGCCGGAGACGCAGGCCTTGATCGTCGAAGAATATAGGGTATTGCGAGATTTCGCGGGACATCCTAACCTTCCAGATTTTTATGGAATTTATCGAAGGAGATCGGGAAAGAAGACGGAATATGATCAAATATGGCTCGTCATGGAG CTCTGCGAAGGCGGATCCGTAATGGACTTGGTGAGAGGTCTCATCGCTTCGAACAAAAAGATGCGCGAGAAACACATAGCTTATATACTTAAGGAGGTAATCAAG GCGTTGATACATCTACACGAAAACAACGTCATTCACCGAGACGTTCGCGGCAGTAATGTACTTTTGACGAAGGAGGGCGAAGTCAGACTGATAGATTTCGGTCTTTCGAGGATGATAAAGGGCGAGCTTGGTAGGAGAAACAGTTGCATAGGCTCGCCGAATTGGATGGCGCCTGAAGTGGTGACCAGTAAGGCCGGTGGCTCTGATAGCGGATACGGAAGTCGCGTGGACGTCTGGGCGATCGGCATAATGGCGATAGAATTAGCAGACGGCAGACCACCCTTTCAAGATATGCATCCTACTCGCGCGCTCTTTCAGATCGTAAGAAATCCACCGCCGACCCTCTACAGACAGTCCAATTGGTCGCAAAATTTTAACGACTTTATTTCGGA ATGTCTAGAAAAGAATCCTGACAACAGACCGTTCATGGCCGAAATCATTGAACATCCTTTCCTAGCGGAACTACCGGAAAACGATTATTTG CTGACCCAAGAAATTAAGGCACTGGCTATGGACGTTTTGGAGAAGGGCAAAGCGGGTAGGCAGCCGGAAGcgatcgttcgaaaaaatttgttaaag ACTCATCAAACCAATCCACCGGAAGCGATGTTCACTGAGGATCTTGCGGCCCTCGAAATTTTGACGGAGGACGCGATCTTGGACGAGTTGCAGGAGAGACTACAGCAGGGCCACTTTCATACGTTCGTCGGGGACGTTCTTCTGATACTAAATCCCAACGAGGATTACGATATTTACGGAGCTCAG GATCATACGAAGTATCAGTGCAAATCGCGCTCCGACAATGCACCTCACGTTTACTCCGTCGCAGATAGCGCTTATCAAGACGTCCTTCACAACGAGGAACCTCAACACATTTTGTTCGCCGGCGAGAGTAATTCGGGTAAAACGACCAACATGTTGCATGCCATCGAACATCTCATGTTCCTCGGAAAG AGCTTGCAAGACACCGGAGCTAGACTGATGAAAGCTTTGAAGGTGATTCATGTATTTAGCAACGCTGCGACGCCTCTCAATCCTAACTCGACGAGATGCGTGCTACAGACACAAACGACGTACGGTTCCTCCGGGAAAGCGTCCGGAGCGATATTTTGGCTCTATCAATTGGAAAAGTGGCGCGTTTCGACGCGCGACAA AAATCAAtcgaattttcatatattttattacttttacgaTGGCCTCGAGGCGGCTGGAAAGTTAAGACAATACAATCTTCCAAGCGGAAGGAGAATGCGATATCTTCGGATCGGCGAAAAGGGAAACGAACGAAAGCGATCGTTTAAAGTAAGAAACGATCCCGATGGAAACGTAACTAGATTCGGAGTTATGaaagagaatttaaaaatcatgGAGATGGAGGAATACTTTGAGACGATGTGGAAGATATTAGCGGCCATCTTGTTACTCGGAGAAATCAGATTCGTCGAAGATAGTAACGGTGAGGCCGAAATGGATAGCAATGAAACGGCAAACAAAG TCGCGGAATTGCTCGGTCTGGAtcaaaaaaagttttcttggGCTTTGATCAACTATTGCCTAATTAGAAAAGGAGCGGCCATTCGCAAAAAGCATACGTGCGAGGAGGCAAGAGAGGCAAGGGACGTCTTGGCGAATACGATTTATCAACGATTCGTCGATTGGCTCATTAACATGATGAACCTCAAATTCACAGTGACTCGTACTCTTTT CGGTGACAAGTACTCCATAAGCGTGCTCGATCTCTTTGGTTTCGAGTGTTTCGCGGTGAATCGCATCGAACAATTGTTCGTGAATACCACCAACGAACAGATGCAATGCCATTACAATCAACGAATATTCGCATGGGAAATG CAAGagcaagaagaagaggatataAAGGTACAAAAATTCCATTTCTACGACAACAAGGACGCGATCGATCGACTGATGGGAAAGGACAATGGATTGTTTCACATTATAGACGACGCATCGAGACAACTCCAGGACgttcaatatattttcgaaaagataaaacacGAAATACAAGGGAcacatataaaacaaataagcTCGCACGAATTTACCATAGCCCATTACACCGGTAAACTCGTTTACGACGCGAGCGAGATCTCTGAGAAAAATCGCGACTTTGTTCCGCCTGAGATGATCGAAACACTGAGACAGTCCTTTTTCGATATCGTCAAAGATATGTTCACGAACAAGCTAACGAAAGCTGGTAATCTTACGATAGTGGTGGATAATCAGAAAacagaggaggagaagaaaatgcCGAAAAGTAAATGGGGAGCTATCATACAAGAGAATATAAAACttagg AAATACAACACTGCTTCGAAGGGACAATATTCGCAAACTCGCAAGATGAGAACCTGCGCGGCGACATTTCGATCCACCAGTCTCGAAATTTTGAAGAGCCTCCTGGTGGGCGGTGGAAGCGGTGGTATACACTTCGTCAGATGCATTCGTGCCGATCTCGAGGGTATACCACAAGGTTTTTATCGCGACGTAGTCAGGCAACAAATCAGAGCATTGGCCGTATTAGACACCGCCAAGGCTAGACAACGAGGCTACCCATACAGAATAACCTTTCAGGAATTCCTTCGAAG GTACAAATTTTTGGCCTTTGACTTCGACGAGAACGTAGAGATAACTAAGGACAATTGTCGACTGCTTTTAGTAAGATTAAAAATGGAAGGATGGATCATCGGGAAAACTAAAGTATTTCTAAAGTATTACAACGAGGAATATTTATCGCGATTGTACGAGACCCAAGTGAAGAAGATCGTCAAGGTACAATGCATGATGAGAGCGTTTTTGGCGCGCAAGAACATCGCGAGCAAAGTCATCAACCTGAAGAAACAAGTTG TGAAGAAAGCGTCGATAAGGAAGAAGGAGCCGTCGATAGATATGACGCAAGAGGAAGCTGCGCTGATGATACAGAAAG CATACAGGGGCCACATCGTGAGGAAGGAAATGGCTCCGTTGCTGAAGGGGGATATGGAACAGGAGACGAAGGACTTCATCAAATTCTACAGCAGCAAATGGAGGTCGAAGAGCATATTCCAAGTCCTCCTACGTTACCGTGCAGCCCGCTATCAAGACCTCGTGCAATTTTCGCAACAA GTACACCTGTTCAATCAAGCGATAGCGGGGACGCTGGAAGCGACGAATGAACGAGTACCCTTAGATAAAATCGACCCTGGCATTAAAGCATCCACATACTTAGGCCAGATGAAACCACCCCAAGTTCACAAGCTACCCTTCGACATTTATCACGATATGCCATACTTCGATACGAGTTATATGAACAATCCCacggggaaaaagaagagcgCAGG TCTCTTCTCTGATCTTTGTCGCACGTACATCTCCTTCGTTGTATGA